A stretch of Bacteroidales bacterium DNA encodes these proteins:
- the def gene encoding peptide deformylase, giving the protein MIKYKLYITIIIITTIFSCTTNKKIKSDLISYSNLIMSADSDSIMKILTINNIEDSLILRKKCSNLIIDTTDIILKHLIKRMYKTVIDTIYGGVGIASPQVGINKRIIIVQRFDKKGKPFETYLNPKIIQYSKLKQGGEEGCLSIPNKKGEVCRSYAILIEYDGMDRTHHFELVEDFTAVIFQHEIDHLNGTLYIDRINPNIQKVTIEEFRDSCNIN; this is encoded by the coding sequence ATGATAAAATATAAGTTATATATTACAATAATAATTATTACAACAATTTTCAGTTGTACAACTAATAAAAAAATAAAATCTGATTTAATCAGTTATTCAAACTTAATAATGTCGGCTGATTCAGATTCAATAATGAAAATATTAACCATTAATAACATTGAAGACTCATTAATTCTTCGTAAAAAATGCTCAAATTTAATAATTGACACAACTGATATTATACTAAAACATCTGATAAAAAGAATGTATAAAACTGTAATTGACACTATATATGGCGGAGTAGGTATTGCATCTCCCCAAGTGGGAATAAACAAACGTATAATTATAGTTCAAAGATTTGACAAAAAAGGAAAACCTTTTGAAACATATCTTAATCCGAAAATAATTCAATATAGTAAACTAAAACAAGGCGGAGAAGAAGGTTGTCTATCAATACCGAATAAAAAAGGGGAAGTTTGCAGATCGTATGCTATTTTAATTGAATATGACGGTATGGACAGAACTCATCATTTTGAACTTGTTGAAGATTTTACTGCAGTGATTTTTCAACACGAGATAGATCATTTAAACGGAACACTTTATATTGATAGAATAAATCCAAATATTCAGAAAGTTACAATTGAAGAATTCAGAGATTCCTGTAATATTAATTAA